A region from the Sandaracinus amylolyticus genome encodes:
- a CDS encoding type 1 glutamine amidotransferase domain-containing protein, protein MTQRPTILIATTSHDRKGDTGEPTGAYLPEIAEPYEVFVDAGYDVEFASVRGGRVPLDGVDRSVPAVARFLDDAALVARLHASIASRDVDPSRYAAIFFAGGHGAMWDLPDDVAFQRVTAAIYERGGAVAAVCHGPAALVNVRLADGRPLVAGRTVSAFTDDEERAVQLDRVVPFLLESALRERGAHLVTAPRWQPRVAVDARLVTGQNPASAAPTARALVELLATLR, encoded by the coding sequence ATGACCCAGCGACCGACGATCCTGATCGCGACGACGAGCCACGACCGCAAGGGCGACACCGGCGAGCCCACCGGCGCGTACCTGCCCGAGATCGCCGAGCCCTACGAGGTGTTCGTCGACGCGGGCTACGACGTGGAATTCGCGTCGGTGCGCGGAGGGCGCGTGCCGCTCGACGGAGTCGATCGAAGCGTGCCCGCCGTCGCGCGATTCCTCGACGACGCGGCGCTGGTCGCGCGCCTGCACGCGAGCATCGCGTCGCGCGACGTGGACCCCTCGCGCTACGCCGCGATCTTCTTCGCGGGCGGGCACGGCGCGATGTGGGATCTCCCCGACGACGTCGCGTTCCAGCGCGTCACCGCGGCGATCTACGAGCGTGGCGGCGCGGTCGCCGCGGTCTGTCACGGGCCCGCGGCGCTGGTGAACGTGCGGCTCGCGGACGGTCGACCGCTGGTCGCGGGGCGCACCGTGAGCGCGTTCACCGACGACGAGGAGCGCGCGGTGCAGCTCGATCGCGTCGTGCCGTTCCTGCTCGAGAGCGCGCTGCGCGAGCGCGGCGCGCACCTCGTCACTGCGCCGCGGTGGCAGCCGCGCGTCGCGGTCGACGCGCGCCTCGTGACCGGCCAGAACCCGGCGTCCGCCGCGCCGACCGCGCGCGCGCTCGTCGAGCTCCTCGCGACGCTGCGCTGA
- a CDS encoding DUF2254 domain-containing protein — protein MRHPMLRRLLSDPFYLVMLTALLLGAALGRFVTQEGLGEELTYALGRAWRGTADGAREALAAMFGFQFTVLTIVLSLNAPVVQSAANQYSPRLVPFYLKNAPLRRAMPLFVLATGYIAAGLRELGLQVEPVSRPQPVVTGALALLVLAFALLMIDMNRTFRFMRVERVLALVRESTFEAADRLRADARSLALDRVARLTLPAWAHPLPSPGSGYLARVDVARLAHVARRAGVRVRISRPIGDYLDEGEVVGWVMTDAASGPVSPRVMARLGRALEASPTRDHAYDPGYGIRILADVASRALSSSSNDSYTARQALQQLRSVLRHLAREPVGDWNVLDRDRTPRVSVMATDLREYVSLAIDAPLRHGASDLEVLDAVLEIALEMGLVAPDPERRAVAHELVTKVLSDATRYGNLDDAKLAHLHGEAAIVRASLERNAPRAERLARAHWALPPRALA, from the coding sequence ATGCGCCACCCGATGCTGCGCCGGTTGCTGAGCGATCCGTTCTATCTCGTGATGCTCACGGCGCTCCTGCTCGGCGCGGCGCTCGGGCGTTTCGTCACGCAGGAGGGGCTCGGTGAGGAGCTGACGTACGCGCTCGGCCGCGCGTGGCGCGGCACGGCGGACGGCGCGCGCGAGGCGCTCGCGGCGATGTTCGGGTTCCAGTTCACCGTGCTGACGATCGTGCTCTCGCTGAACGCGCCGGTCGTGCAGTCGGCGGCGAACCAGTACTCACCGCGGCTCGTGCCGTTCTATCTGAAGAACGCGCCGCTCCGGCGCGCGATGCCGCTCTTCGTGCTCGCGACGGGCTACATCGCCGCAGGCCTGCGCGAGCTCGGGCTCCAGGTGGAGCCGGTGTCGCGACCGCAGCCCGTCGTCACCGGCGCGCTCGCGCTGCTCGTCCTCGCGTTCGCGCTGCTGATGATCGACATGAACCGGACGTTCCGCTTCATGCGCGTCGAGCGCGTGCTCGCGCTGGTGCGCGAGTCGACGTTCGAGGCCGCGGATCGTCTGCGCGCCGATGCCCGCTCGCTCGCGCTCGATCGCGTGGCGCGGCTGACGCTGCCGGCGTGGGCGCACCCGCTTCCGTCGCCGGGCTCGGGGTACCTCGCGCGGGTCGACGTCGCGCGGCTCGCGCACGTGGCGCGTCGCGCCGGCGTGCGCGTGCGGATCAGCCGGCCGATCGGCGACTACCTCGACGAGGGCGAGGTCGTCGGCTGGGTGATGACCGATGCCGCGAGCGGACCGGTGTCGCCGCGCGTCATGGCGCGGCTCGGGCGCGCGCTCGAGGCGAGCCCGACGCGCGACCACGCGTACGATCCGGGCTACGGCATCCGCATCCTCGCCGACGTCGCGTCGCGCGCGCTCTCGTCGTCGTCGAACGACTCGTACACCGCGCGCCAGGCGCTGCAGCAGCTGCGCTCGGTGCTGCGACACCTCGCGCGCGAGCCGGTCGGCGATTGGAACGTGCTCGACCGCGATCGCACGCCGCGCGTGTCGGTGATGGCGACCGATCTCCGCGAGTACGTGTCGCTCGCGATCGACGCCCCGCTGCGCCACGGCGCGAGCGATCTCGAGGTGCTCGACGCCGTGCTCGAGATCGCGCTCGAGATGGGCCTGGTCGCGCCCGACCCCGAGCGACGCGCGGTCGCGCACGAGCTCGTCACGAAGGTGCTCTCCGACGCGACGCGCTACGGGAACCTCGACGACGCGAAGCTCGCGCACCTCCACGGCGAGGCCGCGATCGTGCGCGCGTCGCTCGAGCGCAACGCACCGCGCGCGGAGCGCCTCGCGCGCGCCCACTGGGCGCTTCCGCCGCGTGCGCTGGCGTGA
- a CDS encoding sigma-54 interaction domain-containing protein gives MDHVHVAGETCPHCGLLPVAKGTRHAQRVVCESRAMRELFRRAARFAENDAPVVITGESGTGKEVVARVLHANGPRTSKAFVAVNVAALPAELLESELFGHARGAFTGAHKDKAGLFEEADGGVLFLDEIGEMPLALQAKLLRALAEGEVRRVGDNRAFAVDVRIVCATHRDLAQLVREGRFREDLYYRLKVLTLRVPPLRERRDDVLALAKGFLAAEPRTKAKGFAQDAKDALLAYAWPGNVRELQSAVKHGAALARGSEIRLEDLPEELSSPSVEAPKERVKLRPLVEVEREHVLGVLEASGGNVGDAARVLGIGRNTLWRKLKSWE, from the coding sequence ATGGACCACGTGCACGTCGCCGGAGAGACCTGCCCGCACTGCGGTCTGCTCCCGGTCGCGAAAGGGACGCGGCACGCGCAGCGCGTCGTGTGCGAGAGCCGCGCGATGCGCGAGCTGTTCCGGCGCGCGGCGCGCTTCGCGGAGAACGACGCGCCGGTCGTGATCACCGGCGAGAGCGGGACCGGCAAGGAGGTCGTCGCGCGCGTGCTGCACGCGAACGGGCCGCGCACGAGCAAGGCGTTCGTCGCGGTGAACGTCGCGGCGCTGCCCGCGGAGCTGCTCGAGTCCGAGCTCTTCGGCCATGCGCGCGGCGCGTTCACCGGCGCGCACAAGGACAAGGCCGGGCTCTTCGAGGAGGCGGACGGCGGGGTCCTCTTCCTCGACGAGATCGGCGAGATGCCGCTCGCGCTCCAGGCGAAGCTGCTGCGCGCGCTCGCGGAAGGAGAGGTGCGCCGCGTGGGCGACAACCGCGCGTTCGCGGTCGACGTGCGGATCGTGTGCGCGACGCATCGCGACCTCGCGCAGCTGGTGCGCGAGGGGCGCTTCCGCGAGGACCTCTACTACCGCCTCAAGGTGCTCACGCTGCGCGTGCCCCCGCTGCGCGAGCGGCGCGACGACGTGCTCGCGCTCGCGAAGGGCTTCCTCGCGGCGGAGCCGCGCACCAAGGCGAAGGGCTTCGCGCAGGACGCGAAGGACGCGCTGCTCGCATATGCGTGGCCGGGCAACGTGCGCGAGCTGCAGAGCGCGGTGAAGCACGGCGCGGCGCTGGCGCGCGGCAGCGAGATCCGGCTCGAGGACTTGCCCGAGGAGCTCTCGTCGCCGAGCGTCGAGGCGCCGAAGGAGCGCGTGAAGCTGCGCCCGCTCGTCGAGGTCGAGCGCGAGCACGTGCTCGGTGTGCTCGAGGCATCGGGTGGGAACGTGGGCGACGCGGCGCGCGTGCTGGGGATCGGGCGCAACACGCTGTGGCGGAAGCTGAAGAGCTGGGAGTGA
- a CDS encoding mechanosensitive ion channel family protein: MSARCELAVVAALWLSVVVLADRARAQEPAPLELETADDEPSIDHSTPRRLLASFLASARDGEWDVAAHALDLREVPRDQRAEVGREAARDLEMVLSDERVLPTTLPDEPEPGGDRAVEILRLPTVEQGVVLRRVRGGEAPAWKFSAATVRAAPLLAEGVDRGPIGSRTPEWLHRPRVLQLEPWQWIVLPIALLLALGCAFLTDRITSAIARRFARRLEDPFVDALFERLRGPKRAALSLAFLGIFAIVIRFSRGAIDVLGRAYVAGWSLAVGWAFWHFVDLVAERVEERAATEDHWRARGVRTRAGIVRRVLHVAGVVVTIAVVLLQFDVVREIGVSLLASAGVAGIVLGIAAQRTLGNLFAGMQLSFSQPLRVGDEIAIEGETGTVEEINLSYVVLRLWDRRRLILPIPKLLETPFENWTRLGTDIVGVVLVPVDFTTPFAALRVEVERYVRDHPRFDGATLAVQVIAIEDRTATLRVLVSAADSGALVKLQCDVREHVLGVLQTLDGGRYLPRVRLEEGPAPDGDERRATLS, from the coding sequence GTGAGCGCGAGGTGCGAGCTCGCCGTCGTCGCGGCGTTGTGGCTCTCGGTGGTGGTGCTCGCCGATCGTGCGCGCGCTCAGGAGCCCGCGCCGCTCGAGCTCGAGACCGCGGACGACGAGCCGTCGATCGATCACTCGACGCCGCGGCGGTTGCTCGCGTCGTTCCTCGCGAGCGCGCGCGACGGGGAGTGGGACGTCGCCGCGCACGCGCTCGATCTCCGCGAGGTGCCGCGCGATCAGCGCGCCGAGGTGGGCCGCGAGGCCGCGCGCGATCTCGAGATGGTGCTCAGCGACGAGCGCGTGCTGCCGACGACGCTGCCCGACGAGCCCGAGCCGGGCGGCGATCGCGCGGTCGAGATCCTCCGGCTGCCGACCGTCGAGCAAGGTGTGGTGCTGCGCCGCGTCCGCGGAGGCGAGGCGCCGGCCTGGAAGTTCTCGGCGGCGACGGTGCGCGCCGCGCCGCTGCTCGCGGAGGGCGTCGACCGCGGGCCGATCGGGAGCCGCACGCCCGAGTGGCTCCATCGGCCGCGCGTGCTGCAGCTCGAGCCATGGCAGTGGATCGTGCTCCCGATCGCGCTGCTGCTCGCGCTCGGGTGCGCGTTCCTCACCGATCGGATCACGAGCGCGATCGCGCGTCGATTCGCGCGCCGGCTCGAGGACCCCTTCGTCGACGCGCTCTTCGAGCGCCTGCGCGGACCGAAGCGCGCGGCGCTGTCGCTGGCGTTCCTGGGGATCTTCGCGATCGTGATCCGGTTCTCGCGAGGCGCGATCGACGTGCTCGGTCGCGCCTACGTCGCGGGGTGGTCGCTCGCGGTCGGCTGGGCGTTCTGGCACTTCGTCGATCTCGTCGCCGAGCGCGTGGAGGAGCGCGCGGCGACCGAGGATCACTGGCGCGCGCGCGGCGTGCGCACCCGCGCCGGCATCGTGCGACGCGTGCTCCACGTCGCGGGCGTCGTGGTGACGATCGCGGTGGTGCTGCTCCAGTTCGACGTGGTGCGCGAGATCGGCGTGTCGTTGCTCGCGTCGGCGGGCGTCGCGGGCATCGTGCTCGGCATCGCGGCCCAGCGGACGCTCGGCAACTTGTTCGCGGGGATGCAGCTCTCGTTCTCCCAGCCGCTGCGGGTCGGCGACGAGATCGCGATCGAGGGCGAGACGGGCACCGTCGAGGAGATCAACCTGAGCTACGTCGTGCTGCGCCTCTGGGATCGGCGTCGCCTGATCCTCCCGATCCCGAAGCTGCTCGAGACGCCGTTCGAGAACTGGACGCGGCTCGGCACCGACATCGTCGGCGTGGTGCTGGTGCCGGTGGACTTCACGACGCCGTTCGCTGCGCTGCGCGTCGAGGTCGAGCGCTACGTGCGCGATCATCCGCGCTTCGACGGAGCGACGCTCGCGGTGCAGGTCATCGCGATCGAGGATCGCACCGCGACGCTCCGCGTCCTCGTCAGCGCGGCCGACTCCGGGGCGCTCGTGAAGCTGCAGTGCGACGTGCGCGAGCACGTGCTCGGCGTGCTGCAGACGCTCGACGGCGGGCGCTATCTGCCGCGCGTGCGCCTCGAGGAGGGCCCTGCTCCCGACGGCGACGAGCGACGCGCGACGTTGTCGTGA
- a CDS encoding SDR family NAD(P)-dependent oxidoreductase, translating to MAGSSRRVLVTGASRGIGRATALALARRGDRLVLAARDEDALREVAREVLARGADAMVVRCDVTDDASVSSAIERALAAGPIDVLVNNAGVFHQAPFLAQDPTSQRREMDVNYFGALRVARAVLPSMIARRRGTIVNVSSIVGAIPCPTVASYCGSKAALNAWSHALRGEVAQHGVRIVVFLPSHTDTEHALATTRFDGVIALRADYVATELVRAIDRAPRAYAASPVFRAFLRLAGMFPAWAEARMRASTRSLLALPG from the coding sequence ATGGCTGGCTCGTCTCGTCGTGTCCTCGTCACCGGCGCATCGCGCGGCATCGGGCGCGCGACGGCGCTCGCGCTCGCGCGGCGTGGTGATCGTCTCGTGCTCGCCGCGCGCGACGAGGACGCGCTGCGCGAGGTCGCGCGGGAGGTCCTCGCGCGCGGTGCCGACGCGATGGTCGTCCGGTGCGACGTCACCGACGACGCGAGCGTGTCGAGCGCGATCGAGCGCGCGCTCGCCGCCGGGCCCATCGACGTGCTCGTGAACAACGCGGGTGTGTTCCACCAGGCGCCGTTCCTCGCGCAGGATCCGACGTCGCAGCGGCGCGAGATGGACGTGAACTACTTCGGCGCGCTGCGGGTGGCGCGCGCGGTGTTGCCCTCGATGATCGCGCGGCGGCGCGGGACGATCGTGAACGTGTCGTCGATCGTCGGCGCGATCCCGTGCCCGACGGTCGCGAGCTACTGCGGGAGCAAGGCCGCGCTCAACGCGTGGTCGCATGCGCTGCGCGGCGAGGTCGCGCAGCACGGCGTGCGCATCGTCGTGTTCCTCCCGAGCCACACCGACACCGAGCACGCGCTCGCGACGACGCGCTTCGACGGAGTGATCGCGCTGCGCGCCGACTACGTCGCGACCGAGCTGGTGCGCGCGATCGATCGCGCGCCGCGCGCGTACGCTGCGAGCCCGGTGTTCCGCGCGTTCCTGCGGCTCGCGGGGATGTTCCCCGCGTGGGCCGAGGCGCGGATGCGCGCGAGCACGCGATCACTCCTCGCGCTGCCCGGGTGA
- a CDS encoding SLC13 family permease, which yields MDGDLGARPRRSELLAVDDATSSLWVLAGAVVLFVSNRVPAPLVAMGTALALFALGLVDVAGAFAGFGDPVVPFLAALFVISEALDATGVTAWTSQRVLAVVGQDPRRMVVVIMVVAALLSALISPNGAVAALLPMIVAIAVRTGRPPSTLAMPLAFAATTGSLLVLSGTPVNVLVSDAAASSTGERFTFFEFGLVGAPLLVVAVLVVTLLGPKVLPERRPATRSPDLAQHARTLIEQYGLEGGLYRLRLRAGSPFVGVRRGELDLSDHAGLELVGVQAGELVDPSLDHVLGAGDVLVVRGPSDAISRLVLHASLSVGAVHRTGEHGDALFSRELGVVEVIIPPRSRIEGLRVLPGALTPDGLLVLAVQRQGRDRGARPTTLAVGDAVLVEGTWEALRRTSEDHEVVVVDPPDVVLRQTVPMGPGARRTIAVLVAMVLVLALDLVPAAIAGVVAACALVLLRVVRLEQAYRAVSWSAVLLVAGLFPLSTVLYETGAADSIARVLLEVVGDLGATATLAAVFLFVVAIGQVLGAIATALVSIPVATSAAEAISASPRPFLMAVTVACATTFFAPISSTANLMVTAPGAYRFGDFWRLGLPLTIAFVVVAVLVIPLLWPF from the coding sequence GTGGACGGTGACCTTGGAGCGCGGCCACGCCGCTCCGAATTGCTCGCCGTGGACGACGCGACGTCGAGCTTGTGGGTCCTCGCGGGTGCCGTCGTCCTCTTCGTGTCGAATCGGGTCCCGGCTCCCCTCGTCGCGATGGGGACCGCGCTCGCGCTCTTCGCGCTCGGGCTCGTCGACGTCGCCGGCGCGTTCGCCGGGTTCGGCGACCCCGTGGTTCCGTTCCTCGCGGCGCTCTTCGTGATCAGCGAAGCGCTCGACGCGACCGGCGTGACCGCGTGGACGAGCCAGCGCGTGCTCGCGGTCGTCGGACAGGACCCGCGCCGCATGGTCGTCGTGATCATGGTGGTCGCGGCGCTGCTCTCCGCGCTCATCAGCCCCAACGGCGCGGTCGCGGCGCTGCTCCCGATGATCGTGGCGATCGCGGTGCGCACCGGGCGTCCGCCCTCGACCCTGGCGATGCCGCTCGCGTTCGCGGCGACCACCGGGTCGCTGCTCGTGCTCTCGGGCACGCCGGTCAACGTGCTGGTCTCCGACGCGGCGGCGTCGAGCACCGGCGAGCGCTTCACGTTCTTCGAGTTCGGGCTCGTCGGCGCCCCGCTGCTCGTCGTCGCGGTGCTCGTCGTCACGCTCCTCGGCCCGAAGGTGCTGCCCGAGCGCCGCCCCGCCACGCGCTCCCCCGATCTCGCTCAGCACGCGCGCACGCTGATCGAGCAGTATGGCCTCGAAGGCGGCTTGTATCGCCTGCGGCTGCGAGCGGGCTCGCCCTTCGTGGGAGTCCGACGAGGGGAATTGGACCTCTCCGATCACGCCGGTCTGGAGCTCGTCGGCGTGCAGGCCGGAGAGCTCGTCGATCCATCGCTCGATCACGTTCTCGGCGCGGGCGACGTGCTCGTCGTGCGTGGGCCCTCCGACGCGATCAGCCGCCTCGTGCTCCACGCGTCGCTCTCGGTCGGCGCGGTCCATCGCACCGGCGAGCACGGGGACGCGCTCTTCAGCCGCGAGCTCGGCGTCGTCGAGGTCATCATCCCACCGCGCTCGCGGATCGAGGGTCTGCGGGTGCTCCCGGGCGCGCTCACGCCCGACGGGCTCCTCGTGCTCGCGGTGCAGCGCCAGGGGCGCGATCGCGGCGCTCGGCCGACCACGCTCGCCGTCGGCGACGCGGTGCTCGTCGAGGGCACGTGGGAGGCGCTGCGCAGGACCTCCGAGGATCACGAGGTCGTCGTCGTCGATCCACCCGACGTCGTGCTTCGACAGACGGTCCCGATGGGCCCCGGCGCGCGTCGCACGATCGCCGTGCTCGTCGCGATGGTGCTCGTCCTCGCCCTCGATCTGGTGCCGGCCGCGATCGCCGGCGTCGTCGCCGCGTGCGCGCTCGTGCTGCTGCGCGTGGTCCGCCTCGAGCAGGCCTATCGCGCGGTGTCGTGGAGCGCGGTCCTGCTCGTCGCCGGGCTCTTTCCGCTCTCGACCGTGCTCTACGAGACCGGGGCCGCCGACTCGATCGCGCGCGTGCTCCTCGAGGTGGTGGGGGACCTCGGCGCGACGGCGACGCTCGCCGCCGTCTTCTTGTTCGTCGTCGCGATCGGCCAGGTGCTCGGCGCGATCGCGACCGCTCTCGTCTCGATCCCCGTCGCGACGTCGGCCGCGGAGGCGATCAGCGCCTCTCCGCGCCCGTTCTTGATGGCCGTGACGGTCGCGTGCGCGACGACGTTCTTCGCGCCCATCTCGAGCACCGCGAACCTGATGGTCACGGCGCCGGGTGCATATCGGTTCGGCGACTTCTGGAGGCTCGGTCTGCCGCTGACGATCGCGTTCGTCGTGGTCGCCGTGCTCGTGATCCCTCTGCTCTGGCCGTTCTGA
- a CDS encoding RDD family protein: MSDEAEPAGIVSRFAAFVIDLALVGAGSSAAAWFVDVTGSMLLPSSSWTREVTSALAGASCATIAAVYFVGLWAIAGRTAGLLLLGLRVVPANGGARLPFARALLRFVGCILAALPLYLGFVWILFDPDRRGWHDRIAGTRVVYDPPLAARGRRVLRPPRGASVA, translated from the coding sequence GTGAGCGACGAGGCGGAGCCCGCCGGGATCGTCAGTCGTTTCGCGGCGTTCGTGATCGATCTCGCGCTGGTCGGCGCCGGCTCGAGCGCCGCCGCGTGGTTCGTCGACGTCACCGGCTCGATGCTCCTGCCCTCGTCGAGCTGGACGCGCGAGGTCACCAGCGCGCTCGCCGGCGCATCGTGCGCGACGATCGCCGCCGTCTACTTTGTGGGCCTCTGGGCGATCGCCGGTCGCACCGCCGGCCTGCTGCTCCTCGGCCTGCGCGTGGTGCCGGCGAACGGCGGTGCGCGCCTCCCGTTCGCGCGCGCCTTGCTGCGCTTCGTCGGGTGCATCCTCGCCGCCCTGCCGCTCTACCTCGGCTTCGTCTGGATCCTCTTCGATCCCGATCGCCGCGGCTGGCACGACCGGATCGCGGGGACGCGGGTCGTCTACGATCCGCCGCTCGCCGCGCGCGGTCGTCGCGTGCTCCGTCCGCCGCGCGGCGCGAGCGTGGCCTGA
- a CDS encoding AraC family transcriptional regulator — translation MTSTDYRPRVERAIRFIGENLDRPITLAEVAKVAHLSEYHFHRIFAAITGEPIGRFVTRRRLELAALRLAYEPSRSVTEIALAVGYSSTSNFSKAFSAHFGCAPSRVRHPDPDLPPALGKLTRTYGARFDPAALYVLPPDADEATRRREHDALAKSVRWVDFAGLDVACLASAEGYDLPALERTWDELIARGRALGVCDDAVDAYGMAFDSPRVTAPELCRYHACVPCPADVALPAPLFRGRIPAGRYAVFRYAGDVTAVEETYRRIYSVWLPRSGVVADDFVAVDHYVNDGPVAGSVDFEIWIKVRAREP, via the coding sequence GTGACGAGCACCGACTACAGGCCTCGCGTCGAGCGTGCGATCCGCTTCATCGGCGAGAACCTCGATCGGCCGATCACGCTCGCCGAGGTCGCGAAGGTCGCGCACCTCAGCGAGTACCACTTCCACCGCATCTTCGCGGCGATCACCGGTGAGCCGATCGGGCGCTTCGTCACCCGACGTCGCCTCGAGCTCGCCGCGCTGCGCCTCGCGTACGAGCCCTCGCGCAGCGTCACCGAGATCGCGCTCGCGGTCGGATACTCGTCGACGTCGAATTTCTCGAAGGCGTTCAGCGCCCACTTCGGGTGCGCGCCGAGCCGGGTGCGCCATCCCGATCCCGATCTTCCGCCCGCGCTCGGAAAGCTCACGCGCACGTACGGCGCGCGCTTCGACCCCGCCGCGCTCTACGTGCTGCCGCCCGACGCCGACGAGGCGACGCGACGTCGCGAGCACGACGCGCTCGCGAAGAGCGTGCGCTGGGTCGACTTCGCCGGGCTCGACGTCGCGTGCCTCGCGAGCGCCGAGGGCTACGACCTCCCCGCGCTCGAGCGAACGTGGGACGAGCTCATCGCGCGCGGTCGCGCGCTCGGCGTCTGCGACGACGCGGTCGACGCGTACGGCATGGCGTTCGACAGCCCGCGCGTGACCGCGCCCGAGCTCTGCCGCTACCACGCGTGCGTGCCGTGCCCCGCGGACGTCGCGCTCCCCGCGCCGCTCTTCCGCGGTCGCATCCCCGCAGGTCGCTACGCGGTGTTCCGCTACGCGGGCGACGTGACGGCCGTCGAGGAGACGTACCGGCGCATCTACTCGGTGTGGCTCCCGCGCAGTGGGGTCGTCGCCGACGACTTCGTCGCGGTCGACCACTACGTGAACGACGGACCGGTCGCGGGGAGCGTCGACTTCGAGATCTGGATCAAGGTCCGCGCGCGCGAGCCCTGA
- a CDS encoding serine/threonine-protein kinase: MTVIAKVSSATPSAPEPSSGTRAVTPARFGRYVLLGLLGRGGMADVHLALVSSPGAVRRLVVVKTPRAHLLDSPQHVGMFLDEARALSALAHPNLLQIHDTGFEDAQTYIAAEYLDGLTLSELLSECERAKTRVPVAVVVKIVSEVAAALAYAHQAKALDGTPLHLVHRDVSPPNVMVLRSGIAKLIDFGVAKTARNVVGTEVGHVKGKFRYVAPELVSGERPSSSADVWSLGVLLWECLTGRRLFRGKGAFEVLTKVRNSPIVPPSQLAPDGDATLDAIVLRALDRSPETRCSMRELHADLVRWLATRAPHVSSTEVAAFVNGAGHVLLDARDAQIREWLRAIDATPSPISVNATPDGRARVEVPPPPPLPSDLVALTASSPSPWSLGAMRAKLRAWRVEPSHVIAACVGALATVALVAVTTRGSDDAPSIAPVQVEAPVVAAPVVSPAPVAPAAVEVPEPEPELAVEEAPPEPRPRRARRGRRAQPRVTTPAPATRIAPARPARTNDTLHTVLARARDRFRAGDFHRAAVEYAAASRMSPSDARIFAGLGAARLRAGDRDGAARAYRRAMALAPGNDRYRAALASLR; this comes from the coding sequence GTGACCGTGATCGCCAAGGTCTCGAGCGCGACCCCGAGCGCGCCCGAGCCCAGCTCGGGCACGCGGGCCGTCACGCCCGCGCGGTTCGGGCGCTACGTCCTGCTCGGGCTGCTCGGACGCGGGGGCATGGCGGACGTGCACCTCGCGCTCGTCAGCAGTCCAGGCGCGGTGCGTCGCCTCGTCGTCGTGAAGACGCCGCGCGCGCACCTGCTCGACAGCCCGCAGCACGTCGGCATGTTCCTCGACGAGGCGCGCGCGCTCTCGGCGCTCGCGCACCCGAACCTGCTGCAGATCCACGACACGGGCTTCGAGGACGCGCAGACGTACATCGCGGCCGAGTACCTCGACGGCCTCACGCTCTCCGAGCTGCTCTCGGAGTGCGAGCGCGCCAAGACCCGCGTGCCGGTCGCGGTCGTCGTGAAGATCGTCTCGGAGGTCGCGGCCGCGCTCGCCTACGCGCACCAAGCGAAGGCGCTCGACGGAACGCCGCTGCACCTCGTGCACCGCGACGTGAGCCCGCCGAACGTGATGGTGCTGCGCAGCGGCATCGCGAAGCTGATCGACTTCGGCGTCGCGAAGACGGCGCGCAACGTGGTCGGCACCGAGGTCGGCCACGTGAAGGGCAAGTTCCGCTACGTCGCGCCCGAGCTCGTGAGCGGCGAGCGGCCGAGCTCGTCGGCCGACGTGTGGTCGCTCGGCGTGTTGCTGTGGGAGTGCCTCACCGGGCGTCGTCTGTTCCGCGGCAAGGGCGCGTTCGAGGTGCTCACCAAGGTGCGCAACTCGCCGATCGTCCCGCCCTCGCAGCTCGCGCCCGACGGCGACGCGACGCTCGACGCGATCGTGCTGCGCGCGCTCGATCGCTCGCCCGAGACGCGCTGCTCGATGCGCGAGCTGCACGCCGATCTCGTGCGATGGCTCGCGACGCGCGCGCCGCACGTGTCGTCGACCGAGGTCGCGGCGTTCGTGAACGGCGCGGGCCACGTGCTCCTCGACGCGCGCGACGCGCAGATCCGCGAGTGGCTGCGCGCGATCGACGCGACGCCGAGCCCGATCAGCGTGAACGCGACGCCCGACGGGCGAGCGCGCGTGGAGGTGCCCCCGCCTCCCCCGCTGCCTTCCGATCTCGTGGCGCTCACGGCGTCGAGCCCGAGCCCGTGGTCGCTCGGCGCGATGCGCGCGAAGCTGCGCGCGTGGCGCGTCGAACCGTCGCACGTGATCGCGGCGTGCGTCGGTGCGCTGGCGACGGTCGCGCTGGTCGCGGTGACGACGCGCGGCAGCGACGACGCACCGTCGATCGCGCCGGTCCAGGTCGAAGCGCCGGTCGTCGCGGCTCCGGTCGTCTCGCCCGCGCCGGTCGCGCCCGCAGCGGTCGAGGTCCCGGAGCCGGAGCCCGAGCTCGCGGTGGAGGAAGCGCCGCCCGAGCCGCGCCCGCGCCGTGCACGTCGCGGTCGGCGCGCCCAGCCGCGCGTCACGACGCCGGCGCCGGCGACGCGCATCGCCCCGGCGCGCCCGGCGCGCACCAACGACACGCTGCACACCGTGCTCGCGCGCGCTCGTGATCGCTTCCGCGCCGGGGACTTCCACCGCGCCGCCGTGGAGTACGCGGCCGCGTCGCGCATGTCACCGAGCGACGCGCGCATCTTCGCGGGGCTCGGCGCGGCGCGCCTCCGCGCCGGGGATCGCGACGGCGCCGCGCGCGCATATCGGCGCGCGATGGCGCTCGCGCCGGGCAACGATCGGTACCGCGCCGCGCTCGCGTCGTTGCGCTGA